One Pichia kudriavzevii chromosome 3, complete sequence genomic window carries:
- a CDS encoding uncharacterized protein (PKUD0C09850; similar to Saccharomyces cerevisiae YJR131W (MNS1); ancestral locus Anc_4.355) has translation MASLRPKTKLKPKSKYNNGLPQFYSYKDKAITNDYSSHQYIRLAFNLYHRYSMLVKLFFISLAIYFTYDWAFSSSPESGKKLTSEELWASRKLEVKNTFLQSWNDYVKHGWGYDIYAPVKQTGKNMVSKPLGWIIVDSLDTLMLMGCEEELEDAKNWVDKELDYDINADVNVFETTIRMLGGLLSAHYLSDDDDTVFLEKAVILGNKLVSAFDTPTGIPVMELNLKSQKPGKQGFPAMGASTSEIATLQLEFKYLSNLTGEAYFWDAAEKVMDILDSNQYKAPGIHNEYDGLAPIYVNQFNGEFKKELIRLGSRGDSYYEYLLKQYLQTDENRYLEMYEHAFKGIKKHLMRRSYPNKLVYLGELPNGINGELDDKMDHLVCFIGGLFALGATRGLTESNAKSQPWWNELQQEQLDLGKELAKTCYHMYHDTPGTGLSPEIVVFSQGGKNDLNPDHRGTTWSSGGDFYIKPNDKHNLQRPETVETLYYLYKITGDIKYREWGWEIFENFVTHTSISDPNGKNVRYTTLKDCTVSPSVKADNMESFWLAETLKYLYLLFDDETGTTLKGELKNGKPDKWDIKNMVFNTEAHPLPKFDRSKFVKGTGEAAKLPNTFVKDNEERIRKVNEAADALKRKLDVEANKKASLEHEEAFADDKKVEAIREMRMNDDVHEEFNSEYVAFEEKLEAGPKDSSKKEQPVEDEFSVDDIEKNLNQRHSDKQDTISNGNLAKTEKEKGVEVPAERTTASKDDISKPLNVQAEEAKIESDLKLTQKDEKEGVKLLDNDVAKPLDEQVKEVLAEAEEKMKESAGGVGDTAIGNQN, from the coding sequence ATGGCTTCCTTGCGCCCGAAAACAAAGTTAAAACCTAAATCTAAATATAACAACGGCCTACCTCAGTTTTACTCATATAAAGACAAAGCTATCACAAACGATTATTCATCACACCAATATATTCGGTTGGCCTTTAATTTGTACCACAGATACAGTATGTTGGTTAAATTGTTTTTCATCTCTTTAGCAATATACTTTACTTATGACTGGGCATTCAGCTCGTCGCCTGAATCCGGTAAGAAGCTAACAAGCGAAGAATTGTGGGCATCACGTAAACTGGAAGTCAAGAATACTTTTCTGCAAAGCTGGAATGACTATGTCAAGCATGGATGGGGATATGATATTTACGCTCCAGTCAAACAGACTGGTAAAAATATGGTTTCAAAGCCGTTAGGGTGGATCATTGTGGATTCCCTTGATACATTGATGTTAATGGGTTGTGAAGAGGAGTTAGAAGATGCAAAAAATTGGGTTGATAAGGAACTTGATTATGATATCAATGCGGACGTTAATGTATTTGAAACTACTATTAGGATGCTGGGTGGGTTACTTTCAGCGCATTATCTATcggatgatgatgatacaGTATTTCTAGAAAAGGCTGTTATTTTGGGTAATAAATTGGTGTCTGCTTTTGATACCCCTACAGGAATACCAGTTATGGAACTTAACCTGAAAAGCCAAAAGCCAGGGAAGCAAGGTTTTCCCGCTATGGGCGCATCGACCTCTGAAATCGCAACACTACAGTTGGAGTTTAAGTATTTATCGAATTTGACAGGTGAAGCTTATTTTTGGGACGCTGCAGAAAAGGTCATGgatattttggattctAACCAGTACAAAGCGCCAGGAATACACAATGAATATGATGGGTTAGCACCCATCTATGTTAACCAGTTCAATGGAgaattcaaaaaagaaCTGATTCGTTTAGGTTCACGTGGAGATTCCTACTATGAATATCTACTAAAACAATATCTACAGACAGATGAAAACAGATATTTAGAAATGTACGAGCACGCGTTCAAAGGCATTAAAAAGCATTTAATGAGAAGATCATATCCTAATAAGCTTGTTTATTTGGGTGAGTTGCCAAACGGAATTAACGGAGAACTTGACGATAAAATGGACCATCTAGTCTGTTTTATTGGTGGGTTGTTTGCACTTGGTGCTACTAGAGGTTTAACTGAAAGCAATGCAAAATCTCAGCCTTGGTGGAATGAGTTACAGCAAGAACAATTAGATCTGGGTAAGGAGCTCGCTAAAACATGTTACCATATGTACCACGATACGCCTGGCACTGGCCTGTCACCTGAGattgttgttttctcaCAAGGTGGCAAGAATGATCTTAATCCTGATCATAGAGGAACTACATGGAGCAGTGGTGGGGACTTCTATATCAAGCCAAACGATAAACATAATTTACAGAGACCGGAAACTGTTGAAACATTATATTACCTATATAAAATTACTGGTGATATCAAGTACCGTGAGTGGGGATGGGAAATATTTGAGAACTTTGTGACACATACCAGCATAAGTGATCCTAATGGCAAAAATGTAAGGTATACGACCTTGAAAGACTGCACTGTTTCCCCTTCAGTCAAAGCAGATAATATGGAATCATTTTGGTTAGCCgaaactttgaaatatttgTACCTTCtgtttgatgatgaaacagGCACTACTTTAAAGGGTGAATTGAAGAACGGTAAACCAGATAAATGGGATATTAAAAACATGGTGTTCAATACAGAAGCACATCCATTGCCTAAATTTGATAGAAGTAAATTTGTAAAAGGTACCGGTGAAGCTGCAAAACTTCCAAATACATTTGTTAAAGATAATGAGGAAAGAATTAGAAAGGTAAATGAAGCTGCCGACGCGCTGAAAAGAAAGTTGGATGTTGAAGCTAATAAAAAAGCAAGTTTAGAGCATGAGGAAGCCTTTGCGGATGATAAAAAGGTGGAAGCAATCAGAGAGATGCGGATGAATGATGATGTTCACGAAGAATTCAATTCTGAGTATGTtgcatttgaagaaaagcTAGAAGCGGGACCAAAAGATAGTTCTAAGAAAGAACAACCAGTGGAGGATGAGTTCTCTGTTgatgacattgaaaaaaatctgAATCAGAGGCACAGTGATAAGCAGGACACTATTTCGAATGGTAATTTGGCTAAAacagagaaggaaaaaggGGTGGAAGTCCCCGCAGAGAGGACAACGGCTTCGAAAGATGATATCTCAAAGCCTTTAAATGTACAAGCGGAAGAAGCCAAAATTGAATCTGACCTGAAATTAACTCAGAAGGACGAAAAGGAGGGTGTAAAACTTTTGGATAACGATGTTGCAAAGCCCTTGGATGAACAAGTTAAAGAAGTGTTGGCAGAAGCTGAGGAAAAGATGAAAGAATCAGCAGGTGGCGTTGGTGACACTGCCATTGGAAATCAGAATTAG
- a CDS encoding uncharacterized protein (PKUD0C09840; similar to Saccharomyces cerevisiae YJR130C (STR2) and YML082W (YML082W); ancestral locus Anc_4.354), whose translation MPVNPPSQNIGAPIPNNTDHAVSVTLPTWEATVGYEEGKDWVVQKMNSGYPRFFIHNDIQQLAKLVEGSYGRDDERCMIFPTYNIAKRCRAFIKEKAAALNPPVKAVVRILQLSSPPPANAEETSTKVEANLAFVFFHSKLFPIAKQYWQHSGEGISSRLAEYFLSEMKDKLAAEMNSKRDSASTASSSSHSPRPSRSSRSSRSSINISRSNIKQESATFIEERFGRNLDLRFAKDAKKILLQRLASEYDHSYSDSENVYLYPSGMAAIFNAHRAILGFNDEKDSNTLKSVCFGFPYVDTLNILRKWGAGVHFYGFGDDESLDDLELRLESGERILSLFCEFPSNPLLKTPDIIRIKKLSDKFGFSVVVDDTVGNSSNVNVIPYCDIVVSSLTKIFSGDSNVMAGCLVLNKKGKNYDKLKEFMNDDYEDFFWDQDAIYLERNSRDFEERSKKMNENAEQVLKLFQESPLIEKIFYPSVTSPASKAHYDQVKREHGGYGALLSVVFKDEMDAICFYNTVQLSKGPSLGTNFTLVCPYSILAHYNELDEVAKWGVDPNLVRLSIGMEKTEDLLKTLKEALDAAQEQHEI comes from the coding sequence ATGCCTGTGAATCCACCATCTCAAAACATAGGTGCTCCCATTCCAAACAATACCGATCATGCTGTTTCTGTTACTTTGCCCACGTGGGAAGCAACGGTAGGATATGAAGAAGGTAAAGATTGGGTTGTTCAAAAGATGAACTCTGGCTATCCACGTTTTTTCATCCACAACGATATCCAACAACTAGCAAAATTGGTCGAAGGTTCATACGGCAGGGACGATGAAAGATGTATGATTTTCCCTACTTATAATATTGCTAAACGTTGCAGGGCCTTCATCAAGGAAAAGGCGGCTGCGTTAAATCCTCCCGTGAAGGCTGTTGTTAGAATTTTGCAACTTTCTTCACCCCCTCCGGCCAATGCTGAAGAAACTTCCACCAAAGTAGAAGCAAATCTTGCATTTGTGTTTTTTCATTCCAAGTTATTTCCAATAGCCAAACAATACTGGCAACATAGTGGTGAGGGTATTTCGTCTAGGTTGGCTGAATACTTTCTCTCTGAGATGAAGGATAAGTTGGCTGCAGAAATGAACTCTAAGAGAGATTCCGCATCAACCGCCTCATCATCGTCGCATTCTCCACGGCCTTCAAGATCATCCAGATCCTCAAGATCGTCTATTAACATTAGTAGGTCAAATATAAAGCAAGAAAGTGCTACCTTTATTGAGGAGAGATTTGGTCGGAATTTAGATCTAAGGTTTGCAAAAGatgcaaagaaaatattgttACAAAGACTAGCATCAGAATATGATCACTCATATTCAGATTCTGAAAATGTTTATTTATATCCATCAGGTATGGCAGCCATCTTCAATGCACACCGTGCAATTTTAGGttttaatgatgaaaaagattCTAACACCCTCAAATCTGTatgttttggttttccaTATGTTGATACTTTAAACATTTTAAGAAAATGGGGTGCTGGGGTTCATTTTTATGGTTTTGGAGATGATGAATCCTTGGACGACCTTGAACTACGATTAGAATCAGGCGAAAGAAttttgtctttattttgtGAATTCCCATCTAATCCTCTTCTCAAAACACCAGATATTATCAGAATCAAAAAGTTGAGTGACAAATTTGGGttttctgttgttgtagATGATACTGTTGGTAACTCGTCCAATGTCAATGTGATCCCATATTGtgatattgttgtttcGTCATTGACAAAAATTTTTTCGGGTGATTCCAATGTTATGGCAGGTTGCCTAGTGCTTAATAAAAAAGGTAAGAATTATgataaattgaaggagTTCATGAATGATGATTATGAGGATTTCTTCTGGGATCAAGATGCAATTTATCTTGAGAGAAACTCTCGTGACTTTGAGGAGCGTTCTAAGaaaatgaatgaaaatGCTGAGCAAGTTCTGAAGTTATTCCAAGAATCTCCTCTAATCGAGAAGATTTTCTACCCTAGCGTCACATCTCCCGCAAGCAAAGCTCATTATGACCAAGTTAAACGTGAGCATGGTGGTTATGGTGCATTACTATCGGTTGTCTTCAAAGACGAAATGGATGCCATTTGTTTTTACAATACGGTTCAGCTATCAAAGGGGCCATCTTTAGGTACCAATTTTACACTTGTTTGCCCATATTCAATCTTAGCTCATTACAATGAGTTAGACGAGGTCGCTAAGTGGGGAGTTGATCCAAATCTCGTCAGATTAAGTATTGGTATGGAGAAGACAGAGGATTTACTGAAGACCTTGAAGGAGGCATTAGATGCAGCTCAAGAGCAACATGAAATATGA
- a CDS encoding uncharacterized protein (PKUD0C09830; similar to Saccharomyces cerevisiae YML081C-A (ATP18); ancestral locus Anc_4.353), with the protein MQFMGVKAYKFPLVKFYWPFFVGFGITTVLISKAQTALSNTEEFINDPRHPRFASGDVDHK; encoded by the exons ATGCAGTTCATGGGTGTTAAAGCATACAAGTTCCCTCTTGTCAAATTCTACTGGCctttctttgttggtt TCGGTATCACTACTGTCTTGATCTCCAAGGCACAAACTGCTCTTTCCAACACTGAAGAGTTCATCAATGATCCAAGACATCCAAGATTTGCAAGTGGTGACGTTGACCACAAATAA